The following proteins are co-located in the Sporosarcina pasteurii genome:
- the rsbW gene encoding anti-sigma B factor RsbW, with amino-acid sequence MQPYDYIEMKVPAKAQYVGVTRLAISGLASRVGFTFDEIEDLKIASGEAVTNAVQHAYKGEEGEVVVGCALFEDKIEIMIADNGSSFDFEETKKNVGPYNDEEEVQFLREGGLGLYLMESLMDEVKVHHEEGVTILMTKYLGGEQVDKDVRTITY; translated from the coding sequence ATGCAACCGTATGATTATATTGAAATGAAGGTTCCTGCAAAAGCACAATATGTCGGAGTTACTAGACTGGCAATTTCTGGCCTCGCAAGCCGGGTAGGATTTACATTTGATGAAATTGAAGACTTGAAAATCGCTTCCGGTGAAGCGGTTACAAATGCCGTCCAGCATGCTTATAAAGGTGAAGAGGGAGAAGTGGTTGTCGGCTGTGCCCTCTTTGAAGATAAGATTGAAATTATGATTGCAGATAATGGCAGTAGTTTTGATTTTGAAGAAACGAAAAAAAATGTTGGACCCTATAATGATGAAGAAGAGGTACAGTTTCTTAGGGAAGGTGGTTTAGGACTATACCTCATGGAGTCGCTCATGGATGAAGTGAAAGTCCATCATGAGGAGGGGGTAACCATTCTCATGACGAAATATCTTGGCGGAGAGCAGGTGGATAAGGATGTCAGAACAATCACCTACTAA
- a CDS encoding Tex family protein, translated as MDHILKLTAERAEVPVNQTKKVIALLEEGNTVPFIARYRKEATGSLDEVQIKNIEDAYQYITGLEQRKEEVLRIIEEQGKLDDELRKKIVAATVLQRVEDLYRPFMQKRRTRATIAKEKGLEPLAATLLEFPSTSLEALAQPFVNEEKEVLTIEDALAGARDIIAENIADDAAIRETIRKFAWSDGKITSIIRKNAEDDKKVFGNYYEYEEPVKRIVPHRTLALNRGEKENVLRIGVAFPEDRIIGNMERTVIRKGHVPAAGEVKEAITDAFKRLIAPSIEREIRSALTEKAEEQAIHVFSENLKSLLLQPPLKGNVVLGVDPAFRSGCKLAVVDETGKLHEVSVIYPHPPKPNKEKSRQMVLDLLKKYPISIIAIGNGTASRETEKFIADCLKEAQSEVAYVIVNEAGASVYSASDLARQEFPELQVEERSAVSIARRLQDPLSELVKIDPGSVGVGQYQHDVAKRKLSDSLTFVVETAVNRVGVNVNTASSSLLQYVSGLSKTVAENIVKLREENGLYAKRSDLKKVPRLGAKTYEQAIGFLRVPNAKDPFDATGIHPESYKVAEEILKKINIKRESLGTDEAVQALSQLNVNELAKELEVGAVTIKDIIETLQRPNRDPRDDYPQPLLKADVLDMKDLHEGLEMQGTVRNVVDFGAFVDIGVSEDGLVHISKLKKGFVKHPLDVVASGDIVTVWVEAVDKEKGRISLTMLSPKKVEK; from the coding sequence ATGGATCATATTTTAAAACTTACTGCGGAACGAGCAGAAGTTCCTGTAAATCAGACGAAAAAAGTAATCGCGCTTCTTGAAGAAGGAAATACGGTACCATTTATTGCAAGATATCGAAAAGAGGCTACTGGTTCTCTTGATGAAGTGCAAATTAAAAATATTGAGGATGCTTATCAATATATAACCGGGCTCGAACAACGAAAAGAAGAAGTTCTTCGGATTATTGAGGAGCAGGGAAAACTTGACGATGAGTTGAGGAAGAAGATTGTTGCGGCAACTGTACTTCAAAGGGTTGAAGATTTATATAGACCTTTTATGCAGAAAAGACGAACGCGCGCAACAATTGCAAAGGAAAAAGGATTAGAGCCGTTGGCGGCAACATTGCTCGAATTTCCATCGACTTCACTCGAGGCGTTAGCCCAGCCGTTTGTGAATGAAGAAAAAGAAGTGCTTACGATTGAAGATGCGCTTGCTGGGGCACGTGACATTATTGCAGAAAATATAGCAGATGATGCAGCAATTCGTGAAACGATTCGAAAATTTGCTTGGTCCGACGGTAAAATCACTTCAATCATTAGGAAAAATGCAGAGGACGACAAAAAGGTTTTCGGAAATTATTACGAATACGAAGAACCAGTTAAAAGAATCGTCCCTCATCGTACGTTAGCGTTAAATCGCGGTGAGAAGGAAAATGTGTTGCGGATTGGCGTAGCGTTTCCTGAAGATCGAATTATTGGCAATATGGAAAGAACGGTTATTCGTAAAGGGCATGTCCCGGCAGCTGGGGAAGTAAAAGAAGCAATAACGGATGCGTTTAAAAGGCTCATTGCGCCGTCAATTGAACGAGAAATTCGTTCGGCCCTTACAGAAAAAGCTGAAGAACAAGCGATTCATGTGTTCTCGGAAAACTTGAAGAGCTTGTTGCTTCAACCGCCATTGAAGGGCAATGTTGTGCTCGGCGTAGACCCTGCATTTCGTTCAGGTTGTAAGTTAGCGGTTGTGGATGAAACTGGTAAACTTCATGAGGTATCGGTGATTTATCCGCATCCACCAAAACCAAATAAAGAAAAGTCCAGGCAAATGGTGTTGGACCTGCTAAAAAAGTATCCGATTTCCATTATTGCAATTGGGAATGGAACAGCTTCTCGTGAAACGGAAAAGTTTATCGCAGATTGCTTAAAGGAAGCACAGTCAGAAGTTGCTTATGTCATCGTAAATGAGGCGGGAGCGAGTGTCTACTCAGCATCTGATTTAGCAAGACAAGAATTTCCAGAGTTACAAGTCGAAGAAAGAAGTGCGGTTTCAATTGCGCGTCGATTACAAGACCCTTTATCCGAACTCGTGAAAATCGATCCAGGTTCAGTCGGTGTCGGTCAATATCAACATGACGTTGCGAAGCGTAAATTATCCGATTCGCTCACTTTCGTTGTGGAAACAGCGGTCAATAGAGTTGGAGTTAACGTGAACACAGCTTCCTCCTCTCTTTTACAATATGTATCAGGGCTATCGAAAACAGTAGCTGAAAACATTGTTAAATTGCGTGAGGAAAATGGACTCTATGCGAAACGAAGCGACTTGAAAAAAGTCCCGAGACTTGGCGCTAAAACATATGAGCAAGCTATTGGGTTCTTACGTGTACCAAATGCAAAAGATCCATTTGATGCAACAGGAATCCACCCGGAAAGTTATAAAGTTGCAGAGGAAATTTTAAAGAAGATAAACATTAAAAGAGAATCGCTTGGCACAGATGAGGCAGTACAAGCACTTTCCCAATTAAATGTAAATGAGTTGGCAAAAGAACTTGAAGTTGGTGCTGTGACTATTAAAGATATAATTGAAACATTACAAAGGCCGAATCGAGATCCGCGAGATGATTATCCGCAACCTTTATTAAAGGCAGATGTTTTGGATATGAAAGACTTGCATGAAGGGTTAGAAATGCAAGGAACAGTTCGGAACGTCGTTGATTTTGGTGCGTTTGTAGACATTGGCGTTTCAGAAGATGGACTTGTTCATATATCTAAACTGAAAAAAGGTTTTGTAAAGCACCCATTAGATGTAGTTGCTTCTGGAGATATTGTTACCGTATGGGTTGAGGCAGTAGATAAAGAAAAAGGTAGGATCTCATTGACGATGTTGTCTCCAAAGAAAGTTGAGAAGTAA
- the sigB gene encoding RNA polymerase sigma factor SigB yields the protein MSEQSPTKSGSKDEVLLWIQRYQETQDEEAQTNLVLNYERLVHSLARKYSKGKPYHEDLVQVGMLGLLGAIRRYDASYGRSFEAFAVPTIIGEIKRFMRDKTWAIHVPRRIKELGPKIKATVETLTVELQRSPLIHEIAEYLEVDEEAVLEAMEIGRSYQALSMDHALDADSEGGTVTLFDLVGTPDDGYEATDQRLLVADALVVLTDRERQIIQYTYIDQMSQKEAGELLGISQMHVSRLQRQAIRKLQEKILETSGGVSG from the coding sequence ATGTCAGAACAATCACCTACTAAGTCCGGTTCGAAGGATGAAGTGCTTCTCTGGATTCAGCGATATCAAGAGACGCAAGATGAAGAGGCACAAACAAATTTAGTGTTAAATTATGAACGTCTAGTCCACTCGCTCGCACGAAAATATTCAAAAGGAAAACCTTATCACGAAGATTTAGTGCAAGTGGGCATGCTTGGTCTACTGGGAGCCATTAGAAGATATGATGCTTCGTATGGCCGAAGTTTTGAGGCGTTTGCTGTCCCAACCATTATTGGAGAAATTAAACGCTTTATGAGAGATAAAACGTGGGCGATTCACGTTCCTAGAAGAATTAAAGAGCTAGGCCCTAAAATAAAGGCTACAGTAGAAACGTTAACGGTAGAGTTGCAACGTTCCCCACTGATTCATGAGATTGCGGAGTATCTTGAGGTTGATGAAGAAGCCGTATTAGAAGCGATGGAGATAGGAAGAAGTTATCAGGCGCTTTCCATGGACCATGCGTTGGATGCGGATTCTGAAGGAGGTACTGTCACGCTATTTGATTTAGTAGGGACACCAGATGATGGGTATGAAGCAACTGATCAACGCTTGCTTGTTGCAGATGCTCTTGTCGTTCTCACGGACCGGGAACGACAAATCATCCAATATACGTATATTGACCAAATGAGTCAAAAAGAGGCTGGTGAACTTCTGGGCATTTCCCAAATGCATGTGTCTAGACTTCAACGTCAGGCTATACGGAAATTACAAGAAAAGATTTTAGAGACTTCTGGTGGTGTATCTGGGTGA
- a CDS encoding PP2C family serine/threonine-protein phosphatase, giving the protein MIEILTEYVEALVYHKPKSGNQESGDAYFIHTGEDYFLFAIADGLGSGPIARQSAEIIPDVLAEYHHESLDELLNRCNEYMIQKRGAAVAIVKVDVKDKTIHYSCVGNVRFYIWQNEEKMIYPLPVMGYLSGRPLKLNTQKYTYYPGDRFILHSDGIALRSPTSLLKNACCTFEVYENVVSKTNADDDATFITGDLLR; this is encoded by the coding sequence GTGATAGAGATACTCACGGAATATGTAGAAGCTTTGGTTTATCATAAGCCTAAGTCTGGCAACCAGGAATCGGGTGATGCGTACTTTATTCACACGGGAGAAGACTATTTCCTTTTTGCAATTGCAGATGGTTTAGGGAGTGGACCTATCGCGCGCCAGTCGGCAGAAATTATCCCGGATGTGTTAGCCGAATACCATCATGAGTCACTTGATGAACTATTAAATCGATGCAATGAATATATGATTCAAAAACGTGGGGCGGCTGTTGCCATTGTGAAAGTAGATGTTAAAGATAAAACAATACACTATAGTTGTGTGGGTAACGTTCGATTTTACATATGGCAAAATGAGGAGAAAATGATTTATCCGCTCCCTGTAATGGGGTATTTATCGGGAAGGCCATTGAAGTTGAATACCCAAAAATATACTTACTATCCAGGAGATCGATTTATCCTTCACTCTGACGGAATTGCACTACGAAGTCCTACATCATTATTGAAAAATGCGTGTTGTACATTCGAAGTGTATGAAAATGTTGTTAGCAAAACAAACGCTGACGATGATGCTACGTTTATTACAGGAGACCTGCTTCGTTAA
- a CDS encoding outer membrane lipoprotein carrier protein LolA, with translation MRSRILALMLVVVAVVLAACGTPSKEDVTKKLSGKWNDTKGYELQATMEIKTGAEPRVYDVEVWHTKPDFYRVNVTQDGSGDSQMIVRNEDGVFVVAPSLGKTYKFQSDWPEQNSQAYLIGSLSEDIIADANATMTEEDKTYIFETVTRNNHKKVLPTQEIHIDKKTLLPKHVSILDENKEEQIKITFKKITLGTDRQTEDYAVEQSADEEKPQKDPKADAEAEGAEAEGVESEDEEANTEDEGTEADSSDEQTSFNTYYPTVEWEGVTLIDEEAVKTESGTRIFMTFGDAKKYTIVQERAMPSDNSLPVSMDGDPVDLGFTVAAITDKSIRWESDGISFFIASDMLTRDEMIEVALSMSAGEMK, from the coding sequence TTGCGTAGCCGAATATTAGCTCTAATGTTAGTTGTAGTTGCAGTTGTCCTCGCAGCGTGTGGAACACCATCAAAAGAAGATGTCACGAAGAAACTTAGTGGCAAATGGAATGACACTAAGGGGTATGAGCTTCAAGCAACGATGGAAATTAAGACGGGTGCCGAACCGCGGGTGTATGATGTTGAAGTTTGGCACACGAAACCTGATTTTTATCGGGTCAATGTAACACAAGACGGTAGTGGAGATTCTCAAATGATTGTGCGAAATGAAGATGGCGTTTTCGTCGTCGCACCTTCACTTGGCAAGACGTACAAGTTTCAAAGTGACTGGCCTGAGCAAAATAGTCAAGCTTACTTAATCGGCTCATTGTCTGAAGATATTATAGCGGATGCGAATGCGACGATGACAGAGGAAGACAAGACGTATATTTTTGAGACGGTCACAAGAAACAATCATAAGAAAGTGTTGCCGACACAAGAAATTCATATCGATAAGAAAACGTTATTGCCAAAACATGTCTCAATCTTGGATGAAAACAAAGAGGAACAAATTAAGATTACGTTTAAAAAGATTACACTCGGCACTGACAGACAAACAGAAGATTATGCTGTAGAACAAAGTGCTGATGAAGAAAAACCGCAGAAAGATCCGAAAGCAGATGCAGAAGCTGAAGGTGCAGAAGCTGAAGGTGTAGAATCTGAAGATGAAGAGGCGAACACAGAAGACGAGGGTACGGAAGCAGATAGTAGCGATGAGCAAACGAGCTTTAATACGTACTATCCAACTGTTGAATGGGAAGGCGTTACATTAATCGATGAAGAAGCAGTTAAAACCGAGAGTGGTACGCGCATTTTTATGACATTTGGAGATGCGAAAAAGTATACGATTGTTCAAGAGCGTGCCATGCCATCTGATAATTCACTGCCCGTTTCTATGGATGGTGACCCGGTTGACCTAGGTTTTACAGTCGCAGCTATTACGGACAAATCTATCCGATGGGAAAGTGACGGCATTTCGTTTTTCATTGCATCTGACATGCTGACGAGAGATGAAATGATTGAAGTTGCGCTGTCTATGTCTGCCGGTGAAATGAAGTAA
- a CDS encoding transcriptional regulator, with amino-acid sequence MLTLRAKKSMREVIVKIPKRMLNENEHTVVHQGQERGDFVYISTKRYETNHEPEAIREAMMKGYVEMSQINLKIATECLHVEFEAQHTVERLVSGG; translated from the coding sequence GTGCTGACGTTGCGTGCAAAGAAAAGCATGAGAGAGGTTATTGTTAAAATTCCGAAACGAATGTTGAATGAAAATGAACATACGGTCGTCCACCAAGGGCAGGAGCGAGGGGATTTTGTATATATTTCGACAAAACGCTATGAGACCAATCATGAACCTGAGGCAATTCGAGAGGCCATGATGAAAGGGTATGTTGAAATGTCGCAAATTAACTTAAAAATTGCCACGGAATGTTTACATGTGGAATTTGAAGCTCAGCACACAGTGGAACGTCTCGTTAGCGGAGGATGA
- a CDS encoding SprT family protein, translating to MLDKDLQKLVETISNEVFKKPFVHQAMHNHRLRTTGGRYMLGDHSIQINPLVLQLHGMEELIGVIKHELCHYHLHLEGKGYQHRDQDFKELLAKTSSPRYCKPLAQRNKRTTTFHIYECKLCKLQYKRRRRMDIAKYRCGKCSGEIIQIKSIST from the coding sequence ATGCTAGATAAAGACTTACAAAAGCTTGTTGAAACGATATCAAATGAAGTGTTTAAGAAGCCGTTTGTTCATCAGGCGATGCATAATCATCGATTACGCACAACAGGTGGGCGATATATGTTGGGAGATCATTCGATTCAAATTAACCCACTTGTGCTTCAGTTACATGGGATGGAAGAGTTAATCGGCGTGATTAAACATGAATTATGTCACTATCATCTTCATTTGGAAGGGAAAGGCTATCAACATCGTGATCAAGACTTTAAAGAGTTATTAGCAAAGACATCTTCTCCAAGGTATTGTAAACCTCTGGCGCAAAGAAACAAACGAACGACAACCTTTCATATATATGAATGCAAGTTGTGTAAACTACAATACAAAAGAAGAAGACGCATGGATATTGCAAAATATCGTTGTGGGAAATGTTCCGGGGAAATCATTCAAATAAAATCGATATCGACATAA
- a CDS encoding STAS domain-containing protein encodes MNKKLAVNINNHMDEILRKWQQRMTEVKGERFFQYMPEEVVDKTSREFAELMTSNLSTTEDANHEKLSEFAEKVVRFGWSMKFVNKSIENFSDVTFEILEEEGIINNTNLRRYMKIFSYWINPLRDSIIDAYSVEWERTVSLQKIALQELSASLIPVFDKISVMPLVGTIDTDRAKLIMENLLEGVVKQRADVVLLDITGVPVVDTMVAHHIIQAADAVRLVGAKCMLVGIRPEIAQTIVALGIELNDFTTTSTLRKGMQEALKLTNRKVVEVESE; translated from the coding sequence ATGAATAAGAAACTAGCAGTCAATATAAATAATCATATGGATGAAATTTTGCGGAAATGGCAACAGAGAATGACAGAGGTTAAAGGAGAGCGTTTTTTCCAGTATATGCCTGAAGAAGTAGTGGATAAAACGAGTAGAGAATTTGCGGAACTCATGACGTCTAATTTATCAACTACTGAAGATGCAAACCATGAGAAGTTATCTGAGTTCGCCGAAAAAGTTGTTCGTTTTGGTTGGTCTATGAAGTTTGTCAATAAATCGATCGAAAACTTCTCAGATGTAACATTTGAAATCTTGGAGGAAGAAGGCATTATTAATAACACCAATTTGAGAAGATATATGAAAATCTTTTCCTATTGGATTAATCCTTTACGAGATAGCATCATTGATGCGTATTCTGTTGAGTGGGAGCGTACGGTAAGTTTACAAAAAATTGCTTTACAAGAATTATCGGCTTCCCTGATTCCGGTTTTCGATAAAATATCAGTCATGCCATTAGTTGGGACAATCGACACGGACCGTGCTAAGTTAATTATGGAAAACTTATTGGAAGGTGTCGTTAAGCAACGTGCCGACGTTGTGTTGCTAGATATTACGGGTGTCCCGGTGGTCGATACTATGGTGGCCCATCATATTATTCAAGCGGCGGATGCAGTTCGACTAGTCGGAGCAAAATGTATGTTAGTCGGAATTCGCCCTGAAATTGCTCAAACGATAGTTGCGTTAGGAATCGAGCTGAATGACTTTACAACAACGAGTACTCTAAGAAAAGGGATGCAAGAGGCGCTTAAACTGACAAATCGCAAAGTTGTGGAGGTAGAATCCGAATGA
- the alr gene encoding alanine racemase has protein sequence MASTHYYRPTKAIIDVGAIKENIKALRNYLREETAIIAVVKADGYGHGIVEIARAALQSGAAMVSVATPDEAVYLRENGITSEILVMAPSPVSFAKKAAELGVAVTVTDEAWLREIQHEQKSFNEKLKIHVKIDCGMGRIGVRDEQELQTIMQLIEKMTHCELDGVFTHFPCADEECSITTKEQSERFVRFVNLFPKKPRIVHASNSAATLLYPEYGFDAVRFGISMYGIAPSDYVQENLPFQLKKSLSIESELSFVKKLAKDYHIGYGATYKTSSEEWIGTIPMGYADGLKRGLRGQEVLINGKRMPIVGTICMDQCMVKLPEEMPVGEKVVFIGKQGDEEITIEEWADRIGTIPYEIAVSFTSRVPRVYQEED, from the coding sequence ATGGCGAGTACGCACTATTATCGACCGACGAAGGCAATCATCGATGTCGGGGCAATCAAAGAGAATATAAAGGCTTTAAGGAATTATTTAAGAGAAGAAACTGCGATTATAGCAGTTGTAAAAGCAGATGGATATGGTCACGGCATTGTAGAAATTGCTCGAGCAGCGCTTCAGTCTGGGGCGGCAATGGTTTCGGTTGCTACCCCGGATGAGGCGGTTTACCTAAGAGAAAATGGCATCACAAGCGAGATTCTTGTTATGGCTCCGTCCCCTGTTTCATTTGCCAAGAAAGCAGCTGAATTAGGGGTAGCCGTGACAGTTACAGATGAAGCTTGGTTAAGAGAAATACAGCATGAGCAAAAAAGTTTTAATGAAAAACTTAAAATTCATGTCAAAATTGACTGTGGAATGGGTAGGATAGGTGTAAGGGATGAACAAGAACTTCAAACGATCATGCAGTTAATTGAGAAAATGACTCATTGTGAATTAGATGGGGTATTTACGCATTTTCCTTGTGCGGACGAAGAATGCAGCATAACCACAAAAGAACAAAGTGAGCGATTTGTAAGATTCGTCAACTTGTTTCCTAAAAAACCGCGTATTGTCCATGCTTCGAATAGTGCAGCTACTTTGCTTTATCCGGAGTACGGATTTGATGCGGTTCGGTTTGGGATTAGTATGTACGGCATTGCTCCGTCCGACTATGTACAGGAGAATTTACCTTTTCAACTAAAAAAATCTTTGTCAATCGAAAGTGAACTGTCGTTTGTAAAAAAGTTAGCAAAGGATTATCACATTGGTTACGGTGCCACTTATAAAACTTCTTCAGAGGAATGGATTGGGACCATTCCCATGGGATATGCAGATGGTTTGAAACGTGGATTACGTGGTCAAGAAGTTCTTATTAACGGCAAGAGAATGCCGATTGTCGGAACGATTTGTATGGACCAATGTATGGTAAAACTGCCAGAGGAAATGCCTGTCGGTGAAAAAGTTGTGTTTATTGGTAAACAAGGCGATGAAGAGATCACGATAGAAGAATGGGCTGATCGTATTGGCACAATACCTTATGAAATTGCAGTGTCATTTACAAGTCGGGTTCCAAGGGTTTATCAGGAAGAGGATTAG
- a CDS encoding anti-sigma regulatory factor: MEYRSSVDIYTEWDIVAARQLGRNEAKKLGFGTVDQARITTAISELARNIYLYAGKGKIEITCIHKDDTTGISIIASDEGPGIPDVRKVMDDGFTTSGGLGAGMPGVRRLMDEFNIVTKRGVGTTITAIKWIR, translated from the coding sequence ATGGAGTACCGGTCGTCTGTTGACATTTATACGGAATGGGACATTGTTGCTGCTCGTCAACTTGGCCGCAATGAAGCAAAAAAGCTAGGGTTCGGGACTGTCGACCAAGCACGCATTACGACGGCAATTAGTGAGTTGGCGCGTAATATTTATTTATATGCCGGGAAGGGAAAAATTGAAATTACGTGTATTCATAAAGATGATACAACTGGTATCTCAATCATCGCCTCTGACGAAGGGCCAGGCATTCCGGATGTCAGAAAAGTGATGGATGATGGTTTTACCACTTCGGGTGGGCTAGGTGCTGGCATGCCTGGTGTACGGAGATTAATGGATGAATTTAATATCGTGACGAAGCGAGGAGTTGGAACAACTATCACTGCGATTAAGTGGATCAGGTAG
- a CDS encoding type II toxin-antitoxin system PemK/MazF family toxin translates to MAIKRGDVFFADLSPVVGSEQGGTRPVLVIQNDIGNRFSPTVIIAAITAQIQKAKLPTHVEIDAEKYQFERDSVILLEQVRTIDKSRLTDKITHLDEMLMEKVDEALEVSFGLVKF, encoded by the coding sequence TTGGCAATAAAACGAGGAGACGTCTTTTTTGCAGACCTGTCGCCGGTCGTTGGTTCTGAGCAAGGGGGTACCAGACCGGTCCTTGTCATACAAAATGACATTGGGAACCGGTTTAGTCCAACTGTAATTATCGCAGCCATTACTGCACAGATTCAGAAAGCAAAGTTGCCGACACATGTAGAAATCGATGCGGAAAAGTATCAATTCGAGCGGGACTCTGTAATCCTGCTCGAACAAGTCCGCACGATTGATAAGTCGAGGTTAACTGATAAAATTACGCATCTTGATGAAATGTTGATGGAAAAAGTCGACGAAGCATTAGAAGTAAGTTTTGGGCTCGTAAAATTTTGA
- a CDS encoding STAS domain-containing protein → MNLQVELSKEDLVHYFKVIGEVDAFTAPVLKEKLISVQDTPGLQAEIDLSEVDYIDSTGLGIFIGFYKVLKEKEGYVKMTGVNARLKRLFEITGIDKIIDIEMEEGGNLDATV, encoded by the coding sequence ATGAATTTACAAGTAGAATTGTCCAAAGAGGATCTTGTTCATTATTTTAAGGTGATTGGAGAAGTAGACGCATTCACAGCACCTGTTTTAAAAGAAAAACTAATTTCTGTACAAGATACCCCTGGTTTACAGGCAGAAATTGATTTGTCAGAAGTAGATTATATAGATAGTACAGGTCTTGGGATTTTTATTGGCTTTTATAAGGTCTTAAAAGAAAAAGAGGGTTATGTGAAAATGACAGGCGTGAATGCACGACTCAAACGTCTTTTTGAAATAACGGGTATTGATAAGATTATTGATATTGAGATGGAAGAAGGTGGAAATCTCGATGCAACCGTATGA
- a CDS encoding STAS domain-containing protein, translating to MNMRIPILKLNDTLIVSIQWELDDQTAIQFQEDLLKKIHDTNASGVVIDLTPIDFIDSFIAKVLGDVIQMSGLMGAKVVITGIQPGVAITLIELGIRLQNVMTALDLENGLEKLHKELEE from the coding sequence ATGAATATGCGAATCCCAATCTTAAAACTAAATGACACATTAATCGTTTCAATCCAGTGGGAGCTCGATGATCAGACGGCAATTCAATTTCAAGAAGATTTACTGAAAAAGATACATGATACAAATGCAAGCGGTGTTGTCATCGATTTAACGCCGATTGACTTCATCGATTCATTTATTGCGAAAGTGCTAGGCGACGTGATTCAGATGTCTGGATTGATGGGTGCGAAGGTAGTTATTACGGGCATTCAACCTGGCGTAGCCATTACCTTAATAGAGCTCGGTATCCGTTTGCAAAACGTGATGACAGCACTAGATCTAGAGAATGGGCTGGAGAAGCTTCATAAAGAATTGGAGGAGTAA
- a CDS encoding PP2C family protein-serine/threonine phosphatase translates to MPQEIEKHYKEILKQYIQDQNEKDLYSGQKFSRQFIEKEISPEEVIGIHKASLKELFPEASDKLWHSFDFLIEMMIHYGLALQEHQSLIRKQEEMEMEMKIAAQVQNTLLKTKVPNFPCLDIGFLTIPAKQMSGDYIYFLNDDPNNASVAVADVIGKGIPAALCMSMIKYGMDSMQYESASPGIVLEIVNRIVEDSIDDSMFISMFYGMYNAENSAFSYASAGHEPALLYRAAEGEFVELDADGLLLGIDRAVHYEERSVQLEKGDFVAIMTDGVTETRTESGFIDEGLIRDLLESVKDKPAQEMADTVYQHLGELQNFQLHDDFTIVIFKKEDK, encoded by the coding sequence ATGCCACAAGAAATAGAAAAGCATTATAAAGAAATTTTGAAGCAGTATATTCAAGATCAAAATGAAAAAGATCTTTATTCCGGCCAAAAATTTAGTCGACAATTTATCGAGAAAGAAATATCACCTGAGGAAGTCATCGGCATTCATAAAGCATCACTAAAAGAATTGTTTCCGGAAGCTTCAGATAAGCTATGGCATTCTTTTGACTTTCTAATTGAAATGATGATTCATTATGGTCTCGCTTTGCAAGAACATCAGAGTTTAATTCGAAAGCAAGAAGAAATGGAAATGGAAATGAAAATCGCCGCACAAGTTCAAAATACATTGCTGAAAACGAAGGTACCTAACTTTCCGTGTCTAGATATAGGTTTTTTAACAATCCCTGCTAAGCAAATGAGCGGCGATTATATCTATTTTTTAAATGATGATCCTAATAACGCTAGTGTAGCTGTAGCGGATGTAATTGGAAAAGGGATTCCTGCAGCGCTATGTATGTCGATGATTAAGTATGGCATGGATAGCATGCAGTATGAAAGTGCAAGCCCAGGAATTGTTTTGGAGATTGTGAACAGAATCGTAGAAGATAGTATCGATGATTCCATGTTTATTTCCATGTTTTATGGGATGTACAATGCGGAAAACTCGGCTTTTTCATATGCATCTGCGGGGCATGAGCCTGCCTTGTTATATCGGGCGGCTGAAGGTGAGTTTGTAGAATTGGATGCGGATGGTTTACTGCTCGGTATAGATCGAGCCGTTCATTATGAAGAACGTTCTGTTCAACTTGAAAAGGGAGATTTCGTTGCAATTATGACAGATGGCGTAACAGAAACGAGAACGGAATCAGGATTTATCGATGAAGGGTTAATTCGTGATCTTTTGGAAAGTGTGAAGGATAAGCCGGCACAGGAAATGGCTGATACAGTTTATCAACATCTCGGTGAATTACAAAACTTTCAACTACATGATGATTTTACGATTGTTATTTTTAAGAAGGAAGATAAATAG